The following proteins are encoded in a genomic region of Rissa tridactyla isolate bRisTri1 chromosome 5, bRisTri1.patW.cur.20221130, whole genome shotgun sequence:
- the SPR gene encoding sepiapterin reductase: MEPGAGSGAQPVPGRWGTAVCVLTGASRGFGRSLARLLAPRLGEGSVLLLLARSVAPLAELAAELRGGGAGLRVECVAADLGCEQGLRRAAAALREVLPAVPPGRLLLVNNAGSLGDISKSFLDLTDPDEINSYFAFNVTSALCLTSTALQAFGKRPGSSRTVVNISSLCAVKPFKNWALYCSGKASRDMMFQVLALEEPDVRVLNYAPGPLDTDMQLLARTKTGDPEMRQYFQSLQESGQLIDCTVSAQKLVNLLEEDTFISGAHVDFYDI; encoded by the exons ATGGAGCCGGGAGCGGGGTCGGGAGCGCAGCCGGTGCCCGGGCGCTGGGGCACGGCCGTCTGCGTGCTGACCGGCGCCTCCCGGGGTTTCGGGCGCAGCCTGGCGCGGCTGCTGGCCCCGCGGCTCGGCGAGGgctcggtgctgctgctgctggcgcgCTCGGTGGCGCCGCTGGCCGAGCTGGCGGCCGagctgcggggcggcggcgccgggtTGCGGGTGGAGTGCGTGGCTGCAGACCTGGGCTGCGAGCAGGGGCTGCGGAGGGCGGCCGCTGCCCTGCGGGAGGTGCTGCCCGCCGTCCCACCCGGCCGCCTGCTCCTCGTCAACAACGCCG GCTCCCTGGGAGATATCTCCAAATCCTTCCTCGACCTCACCGACCCAGATGAGATCAACAGCTACTTTGCCTTCAATGTCACCTCAGCTCTTTGCCTCACCTCCACTGCCCTGCAAGCCTTCGGGAAGCGGCCTGGCTCAAGCAGGACGGTGGTGAACATCTCCTCGCTCTGTGCCGTGAAGCCCTTCAAGAACTGGGCGCTGTACTGCAGTGGGAAGGCTTCCCGGGACATGATGTTCCAGGTGCTGGCGCTTGAGGAGCCCGATGTCCGTGTGCTCAACTATGCCCCGG GTCCCCTGGACACCGACATGCAGCTCTTGGCCCGGACTAAGACCGGAGACCCTGAGATGCGTCAATATTTCCAAAGCCTGCAGGAGAGCGGGCAGCTGATAGACTGCACCGTGTCAGCCCAGAAGCTGGTGAATCTCCTGGAGGAGGACACCTTCATCTCCGGTGCCCACGTGGATTTCTATGACATCTGA